In a single window of the Aridibaculum aurantiacum genome:
- a CDS encoding exonuclease domain-containing protein, which produces MFAIVDIETTGGYASANGITEIAIAIHDGTSMVDYYETLINPDMPIPRYVQSLTGITNAMVSQAPYFDEVAPRIYELLHDKIFVAHNVNFDYSFIKHHLERAGLCLDCKKLCTVRLGRKILPGYPSYSLGKLCRSLEIEIEQRHRAGGDTLATVKLFERMLQADVEGELKAMLKGRNKNSHLPPNLAEERVAELPALPGVYYFHNQKGKVIYVGKAKDLKKRVTSHFANNKPGKQKQDFLREIYNVTYQVCGTELMAYILESVEIKRLWPIYNRSQKGFEQAYGLYMFEDGRGYQRLLIEKKKKHLQPLYTFSMLLDGHNMMKALIEQFELCPRLCFIDHSPGPSLAEALGISCEAYNARVKLAVDHLKNSMPSFAVVEHVALPKKEKQQSVIVVENGRFYGMGYLPANVSVTALDELKQQVTPYPENGYIRGLIYSYASKNPHKKYEFLQQL; this is translated from the coding sequence ATGTTTGCTATTGTAGATATTGAGACGACAGGTGGGTATGCCAGCGCTAATGGTATTACAGAAATTGCTATTGCCATACATGATGGAACATCAATGGTGGATTACTATGAAACATTGATTAATCCTGACATGCCTATTCCGAGGTATGTACAGTCGTTGACAGGCATCACAAACGCTATGGTTAGCCAGGCGCCTTACTTTGATGAAGTGGCGCCGCGTATCTATGAGCTGCTTCATGATAAGATCTTCGTAGCGCACAATGTAAATTTTGATTACTCTTTTATAAAGCACCATCTTGAAAGAGCAGGGCTATGCCTGGATTGTAAAAAGCTTTGCACGGTTCGCTTAGGAAGGAAAATATTGCCTGGATATCCAAGTTATAGCCTCGGAAAATTATGTAGGAGCCTGGAAATAGAAATTGAGCAACGACATCGGGCTGGTGGCGACACGCTGGCAACGGTGAAGTTGTTTGAAAGAATGCTGCAGGCAGACGTGGAAGGCGAGTTGAAAGCGATGTTGAAAGGGCGCAATAAGAACAGTCATCTGCCTCCTAATCTTGCAGAAGAACGTGTTGCTGAATTGCCTGCATTGCCGGGTGTTTACTACTTCCACAACCAGAAGGGAAAGGTGATATATGTAGGCAAAGCCAAAGACCTGAAGAAACGTGTTACCAGTCATTTTGCTAATAATAAACCGGGGAAGCAAAAACAAGATTTTCTTAGGGAGATATACAATGTTACCTACCAGGTGTGCGGTACTGAACTTATGGCCTATATACTGGAGAGTGTAGAGATAAAGCGGTTGTGGCCCATTTACAATAGAAGCCAGAAAGGATTTGAGCAAGCCTATGGTTTGTACATGTTTGAAGACGGCAGAGGCTACCAGCGCCTGTTGATAGAGAAGAAGAAAAAGCACCTGCAGCCATTGTATACATTCAGCATGTTGCTGGATGGTCATAATATGATGAAGGCGTTGATAGAGCAGTTTGAGCTTTGTCCGCGGCTTTGTTTTATTGATCATTCGCCGGGGCCTAGTTTGGCTGAAGCGTTGGGTATAAGTTGCGAAGCTTATAATGCAAGGGTTAAGTTGGCTGTCGATCACTTGAAGAATTCGATGCCAAGCTTTGCCGTGGTTGAGCATGTGGCGCTGCCTAAGAAAGAAAAACAGCAAAGTGTAATCGTGGTGGAGAATGGCCGTTTCTATGGAATGGGATACCTGCCTGCTAATGTATCTGTAACAGCACTGGATGAATTAAAACAACAAGTAACTCCGTACCCCGAGAATGGCTACATCCGCGGGTTGATATATTCTTACGCTTCAAAAAATCCTCATAAGAAGTACGAGTTCTTGCAGCAGCTGTAA
- a CDS encoding valine--tRNA ligase, producing MELSKNYIPSAAEEKWYQHWLDKKYFKSQVDDRPPFTVVIPPPNVTGVLHMGHTLNETVQDILVRKARMSGFNACWVPGSDHASIATESKVVQMLKEKGIDKNSLTREEFLQYAFEWKEKYGGIIYSQIAKLGCSVDWDRTTFTMDDHYYKAVIKVFVDLYNKGLVYRGARMINWDPAAKTALSDEEVEYKDINGKLYHLKYQLANDAEPLLDQYITIATQRPETIMGDTAICVNPTDERYAHLKGMYAIVPLINKKVPIIFDEYVDPAFGTGALKVTPAHDINDYNLGLKHNLEVVDTLNEDGTLSAAAQIYVGEDRFAARKKIVTELQEKGYLLKEEEYTTRLGYSQRSGAVVEPRISTQWFVKMKELAEPALQAVVDGDIKIHPGDKFLATYKYWLENVKDWCISRQLWWGQQIPAWYAPDGSFVVAETREEAIEQFKNQNLEVTIDELRQDEDCLDTWFSSWLWPMEVFKGISAPEGNKEIDYYYPTSVLVTGQDIIFFWVARMIMAGMHYNQVKPFSDVYFTGMVRDKQGRKMSKSLGNSPDLLELIDKYGADAVRFGIMISSPAGNDLLFDEASLEQGRNFNNKLWNALKLVKMWEGRKADANTSETATSTFAVEWFESRLAQVRAEVDSLHSQFRLSEGLKSLYSLIWDDFCSWYLEWAKPGFEQPIDAIVYEKTVDFFEQLLQMLHPYMPFITEEIYHLLRERQDDLCVKQFETVAAADKNIIAEGELLKQVITALRDARNKNQVKPKDVIQLHIQTENQAAYAVIENILAKQVNAGSISYVDDAVANTIVVAVETDKFYIESEKQLDTEVLKAELLKDLEHQQRFRESVSKKLSNEKFVANAKPEVVDLERKKLSDAEARIKVLEESLANF from the coding sequence ATGGAACTAAGCAAAAACTACATACCGTCGGCGGCAGAAGAAAAATGGTACCAGCATTGGCTTGATAAGAAATATTTCAAAAGCCAGGTGGATGATCGTCCACCCTTCACCGTTGTTATTCCCCCACCAAACGTTACTGGTGTCCTTCATATGGGACACACCCTTAATGAAACGGTTCAGGATATTTTGGTCCGCAAGGCACGTATGAGTGGCTTTAATGCTTGCTGGGTTCCTGGAAGTGACCACGCAAGTATTGCAACGGAATCAAAGGTGGTACAGATGCTGAAAGAAAAAGGCATTGACAAGAATTCACTCACCAGGGAAGAGTTCCTGCAATATGCTTTTGAATGGAAGGAAAAATATGGCGGCATCATTTACAGCCAGATCGCTAAGCTTGGCTGCAGTGTAGATTGGGACCGCACCACCTTCACTATGGATGATCATTACTACAAGGCGGTAATCAAAGTGTTCGTGGACCTATACAACAAAGGCTTGGTATACCGCGGTGCACGTATGATAAACTGGGACCCGGCAGCCAAGACAGCCCTAAGCGATGAGGAAGTAGAATATAAGGACATCAATGGTAAGCTATACCACCTGAAATACCAGCTGGCAAACGATGCCGAACCATTACTTGATCAATACATAACCATTGCAACGCAACGTCCTGAGACAATTATGGGCGATACGGCCATCTGTGTTAATCCTACTGATGAGCGTTATGCACACCTCAAAGGCATGTACGCTATCGTACCGCTGATCAATAAGAAAGTGCCAATTATTTTTGATGAATATGTAGATCCTGCATTTGGAACGGGAGCATTAAAAGTTACACCAGCACACGATATCAACGACTACAACCTGGGATTGAAACACAACCTGGAAGTAGTGGATACTTTAAATGAAGATGGAACATTGAGTGCAGCCGCACAGATATATGTAGGTGAAGATCGTTTTGCAGCACGTAAAAAGATCGTGACCGAACTACAGGAGAAAGGTTACCTGCTTAAAGAAGAAGAATACACTACCCGCCTGGGTTACAGCCAACGCAGTGGTGCAGTGGTAGAACCCCGCATCAGCACGCAGTGGTTTGTAAAAATGAAGGAACTGGCTGAGCCTGCACTGCAAGCTGTAGTTGATGGCGACATCAAAATTCACCCGGGAGATAAATTTTTAGCTACTTATAAATACTGGCTGGAAAATGTAAAAGACTGGTGTATTAGTCGCCAGCTTTGGTGGGGACAGCAAATTCCTGCCTGGTATGCTCCTGATGGAAGTTTTGTAGTAGCAGAAACGAGAGAAGAAGCTATAGAACAATTCAAGAACCAAAATTTAGAAGTTACAATTGATGAACTAAGACAGGATGAAGACTGCCTCGATACCTGGTTCTCATCTTGGCTATGGCCGATGGAGGTTTTCAAAGGCATTTCGGCTCCTGAAGGCAATAAGGAGATAGACTACTATTATCCTACTTCTGTATTGGTTACCGGCCAGGACATTATCTTCTTCTGGGTGGCTCGCATGATCATGGCGGGCATGCACTACAACCAGGTGAAACCATTTAGCGATGTTTATTTTACCGGTATGGTGCGGGATAAACAAGGCCGCAAAATGAGTAAGAGCCTTGGCAACAGCCCGGACCTTTTGGAGCTTATTGACAAATATGGAGCTGATGCTGTTCGCTTTGGAATAATGATCTCCTCCCCTGCCGGTAACGACCTGCTCTTCGACGAAGCAAGTTTGGAGCAAGGCCGCAACTTCAACAACAAGCTATGGAATGCACTGAAGCTGGTGAAGATGTGGGAAGGAAGAAAAGCTGATGCAAACACCAGCGAAACAGCTACCAGCACTTTTGCTGTTGAATGGTTTGAAAGCCGTCTTGCGCAGGTGCGTGCCGAAGTAGACAGCCTTCATAGCCAGTTCAGGCTGAGCGAAGGTCTGAAGAGCCTTTACTCGCTAATCTGGGACGACTTCTGTAGCTGGTACCTTGAGTGGGCAAAACCAGGTTTTGAACAGCCAATAGATGCTATTGTTTATGAAAAAACTGTTGACTTCTTCGAGCAGCTGTTACAAATGCTACATCCTTACATGCCTTTCATCACCGAAGAGATCTATCACCTATTGCGTGAAAGGCAGGACGACCTTTGCGTAAAGCAATTTGAAACAGTGGCGGCAGCTGACAAAAATATCATTGCTGAAGGCGAGCTTCTGAAGCAGGTGATCACTGCACTACGTGATGCCCGTAATAAAAACCAGGTTAAGCCAAAGGATGTAATTCAACTGCACATCCAAACTGAGAACCAAGCGGCTTATGCCGTTATCGAGAACATCCTGGCCAAGCAGGTGAATGCCGGCTCCATCTCGTATGTGGATGATGCCGTAGCCAACACCATCGTAGTAGCGGTAGAAACAGATAAATTCTATATAGAAAGCGAAAAGCAGCTGGACACAGAAGTATTGAAAGCGGAGCTACTAAAAGACCTGGAGCACCAGCAACGGTTCCGCGAATCGGTTTCCAAAAAGCTGAGCAATGAGAAATTTGTAGCCAATGCAAAACCCGAGGTGGTTGACCTGGAAAGAAAGAAGCTTAGCGATGCCGAGGCACGTATTAAAGTGCTGGAGGAGAGCCTGGCAAATTTCTAA
- a CDS encoding Tex family protein, with product MREFAQQIAHKVNVKPAQVDAVLELFEEGSTIPFIARYRKDKTGGLDEVQIAQIQDEAKAMKEFAERKTFIEKTITEQGKMTEELQAKLDATTTIAELEDIYLPYKPKRKTKATVARENGLEPLALQLLEQKDFDVAATAAGFLNDNVKSAEEALQGARDIIAEIVNEDATVRAKMRKLFEEQATVQSKVVPEKEAEGQKYKDYFDFNEPVHKMPSHRALAVLRGFLEGVLRIGISPEEEVAIEQVEEQYIKGMSVCNEHIRKAIKDAYRRLLQPSLESEFRTALKARADEEAINVFAENLRQLLLSSPLGSKRLLAIDPGYRTGCKIVCLDEKGDLKNTDLIYIHEEKKLPAAEKTIRHLVEVYQVEAFAIGDGTAGRETEQFIRGLNLGLPVFLVNEDGASVYSASETAREEFPDYDVTVRGSVSIGRRLMDPLAELVKIDPKSIGVGQYQHDVNQFRLKEKLDQTVESCVNLVGVNLNTASKHLLSYVSGIGGSLAENIVKHRKEVGKFTSRKELLKVPRLGGKAFEQCAGFLRINEGENPLDGSAVHPEAYALVEAMAKDLGVEVKTLIGNEALVKQVDAKKYVTEQFGELTIRDILNELKKPGLDPRSEVQQFEFANIYKIEDVTVGMVVPGVVTNITRFGAFVDIGVKQDGLVHVSEISHTYITDPNEALKLNQKVQVKVTEVDVARKRIALSIKQTQEAPQRQQRPQQYQSKGNFNNKGNFKKQEREPATMDDALAALKKKFGK from the coding sequence ATGAGAGAGTTTGCACAACAAATAGCACATAAGGTAAATGTGAAGCCGGCGCAGGTGGATGCTGTGCTGGAATTGTTTGAAGAAGGATCGACTATACCATTTATTGCGCGGTATCGTAAGGATAAAACAGGTGGCCTGGATGAGGTGCAAATAGCGCAGATACAGGATGAGGCGAAAGCAATGAAGGAGTTTGCTGAGCGCAAGACGTTTATTGAAAAAACGATCACCGAGCAGGGAAAGATGACGGAAGAACTGCAGGCGAAACTAGATGCTACTACCACCATTGCTGAGCTGGAAGATATTTACCTGCCTTACAAGCCGAAGCGTAAAACAAAAGCTACTGTGGCGCGCGAAAATGGATTGGAGCCATTGGCGTTGCAACTGTTGGAACAGAAAGATTTTGATGTTGCAGCTACTGCAGCAGGTTTTCTTAATGATAATGTGAAGAGTGCGGAAGAGGCACTGCAAGGTGCACGTGATATCATTGCTGAGATAGTGAATGAAGATGCAACTGTACGTGCTAAGATGCGTAAATTGTTTGAAGAGCAGGCAACGGTGCAGAGTAAAGTGGTGCCTGAAAAAGAAGCGGAAGGGCAGAAGTATAAAGATTATTTTGACTTCAATGAACCTGTGCATAAGATGCCATCGCATAGGGCGCTGGCGGTGCTGCGTGGCTTTTTAGAAGGAGTGCTTCGCATAGGTATATCGCCTGAGGAAGAAGTGGCTATTGAGCAGGTGGAAGAGCAGTATATAAAGGGAATGAGCGTGTGCAATGAGCATATTCGTAAAGCGATAAAAGATGCTTACCGCCGCCTGTTGCAGCCTAGTCTGGAAAGCGAATTCAGAACTGCATTGAAGGCGCGTGCAGACGAAGAGGCTATCAATGTATTTGCTGAAAATCTTCGTCAGCTGCTGCTGAGTTCGCCGCTTGGAAGCAAAAGATTGCTGGCAATAGATCCGGGTTATAGAACGGGTTGTAAGATTGTGTGCCTGGATGAAAAAGGTGACCTGAAGAATACTGACCTGATATACATTCACGAAGAAAAAAAGCTGCCTGCTGCAGAAAAAACCATTCGTCACCTGGTAGAGGTTTACCAGGTAGAAGCATTTGCAATTGGTGATGGTACTGCAGGCAGGGAAACAGAACAATTTATTCGTGGCCTGAACCTGGGGCTGCCGGTGTTTTTGGTAAACGAAGACGGTGCATCTGTATACAGTGCGTCTGAAACAGCACGTGAAGAGTTTCCTGATTATGACGTGACGGTTCGTGGGTCAGTGAGTATTGGAAGAAGATTAATGGATCCGCTGGCGGAGTTGGTGAAAATAGATCCTAAGAGCATTGGTGTCGGCCAATACCAGCACGATGTGAACCAGTTTAGGCTTAAAGAAAAACTAGACCAGACAGTAGAAAGCTGCGTGAATTTGGTGGGAGTGAATTTGAATACTGCCAGTAAACACCTGTTGAGCTATGTGAGTGGTATTGGTGGATCACTGGCTGAAAATATTGTGAAGCACAGGAAAGAGGTTGGCAAGTTTACCAGCAGGAAAGAACTGTTGAAAGTGCCAAGATTGGGTGGTAAAGCCTTTGAACAATGTGCTGGTTTCCTTCGCATAAATGAAGGAGAAAATCCATTGGATGGAAGTGCAGTGCATCCTGAAGCTTATGCCTTGGTAGAAGCAATGGCTAAAGACCTGGGAGTGGAAGTGAAGACGCTGATTGGAAATGAAGCACTGGTGAAGCAGGTAGATGCGAAGAAGTATGTAACGGAGCAATTTGGAGAGCTAACCATTCGCGATATATTAAATGAATTAAAGAAGCCAGGTCTTGATCCACGGAGCGAAGTACAGCAGTTTGAGTTTGCTAACATCTACAAAATAGAAGACGTAACAGTGGGAATGGTGGTGCCGGGTGTGGTAACCAACATTACGCGTTTTGGCGCATTCGTAGACATAGGTGTAAAGCAGGATGGGCTAGTGCACGTTTCAGAAATTTCGCACACTTATATAACTGATCCGAACGAAGCGCTGAAGCTGAACCAAAAGGTGCAGGTGAAAGTGACGGAAGTGGATGTGGCGCGTAAACGTATTGCGCTTTCTATAAAGCAAACGCAGGAAGCGCCGCAACGCCAGCAGCGCCCACAGCAATACCAGAGCAAAGGCAACTTCAATAACAAAGGCAACTTCAAAAAGCAAGAACGTGAGCCTGCAACTATGGATGATGCCCTGGCTGCGCTGAAGAAGAAGTTTGGAAAGTAA
- the aat gene encoding leucyl/phenylalanyl-tRNA--protein transferase, whose product MPLYALDNSLWFPPVEEALPDGLLAIGGDLSTERLLMAYRQGIFPWYEDEVPLWWCPDPRFVLFPGELKVSKSMQQLLKKQAFDFRTNTAFAQVIHHCKSSIRTGQSGTWITAEVESAYTKLHHLGVAHSAEAWKDGTLVGGLYGIKMGKIFFGESMFSHQSNASKYAFIKYVQQLQQEGILMIDCQVYTEHLESLGANMIPRTQFIEILKQHVQ is encoded by the coding sequence ATGCCATTATATGCCTTGGATAACAGCCTCTGGTTTCCTCCTGTGGAAGAAGCCTTACCAGATGGGCTGCTAGCCATTGGAGGCGATCTTAGCACCGAAAGATTACTGATGGCATACCGCCAGGGCATATTTCCGTGGTACGAAGATGAAGTGCCGCTTTGGTGGTGTCCCGACCCGCGCTTTGTTCTTTTTCCTGGTGAACTTAAAGTGAGCAAGAGCATGCAACAACTGCTCAAGAAACAAGCATTTGACTTCAGAACCAATACTGCCTTTGCGCAGGTAATACACCATTGCAAATCTTCTATCCGCACCGGGCAATCAGGCACATGGATAACAGCTGAAGTAGAAAGTGCATATACAAAACTGCATCACCTTGGAGTAGCGCACAGCGCCGAAGCCTGGAAAGATGGCACTTTAGTAGGCGGTTTGTATGGCATAAAAATGGGCAAGATCTTCTTTGGCGAAAGTATGTTCAGCCACCAGAGCAACGCAAGCAAATATGCTTTCATTAAGTACGTACAGCAACTCCAGCAAGAAGGAATTTTGATGATAGACTGCCAGGTTTATACCGAACATCTTGAATCACTTGGAGCCAACATGATACCCAGAACACAGTTTATCGAGATCCTAAAACAACATGTTCAATAA
- a CDS encoding phosphatase PAP2 family protein: MLGCFYFLFISCFAQNWEADVVRAINPENTSSYLWKYTNQSAKPISAGFPLALLATGIITKDKQLQNESYEMLGGLLVTIAATEGLKQVVNRPRPYQSYSGIYPNEFKDGKSFPSGHASVAFFTATSLSINHPKWYVVAPAFTWAAGVSYARLYYGQHNPTDLLASAIIGAGSAIAANRISNWMQRKKNTTTSTSLLP, from the coding sequence TTGTTAGGATGCTTTTATTTTTTATTCATCTCCTGCTTTGCACAGAATTGGGAGGCCGATGTTGTGCGTGCTATTAATCCTGAGAACACCAGCTCGTATCTGTGGAAGTATACCAACCAATCTGCAAAGCCCATCAGCGCAGGATTTCCACTGGCCTTGCTTGCTACGGGCATCATCACCAAAGACAAACAGCTGCAAAACGAGTCTTATGAAATGCTGGGCGGACTGCTCGTCACCATTGCAGCTACTGAAGGACTGAAGCAAGTAGTAAACCGCCCTAGGCCATACCAGAGCTACAGTGGCATCTACCCTAACGAGTTCAAGGACGGGAAGTCATTTCCGTCAGGACATGCATCAGTGGCTTTTTTCACGGCCACTTCGCTTTCTATCAATCATCCTAAGTGGTACGTTGTAGCGCCCGCCTTCACATGGGCTGCTGGTGTCAGTTATGCCCGCCTCTACTACGGTCAGCATAATCCAACCGACCTCTTGGCATCGGCTATCATAGGTGCAGGTAGCGCCATCGCCGCCAACCGCATCAGCAACTGGATGCAACGGAAAAAAAATACAACTACTTCCACCTCTTTACTTCCTTAA
- a CDS encoding thermonuclease family protein: MVQLKAYGQALIKTHLTVTEIVDGDGLIVQNMFNQEEEEIRLIGIDAPEIKRSRKLLQDERETHLPGELLLQLGIQSKEFLSSLVPIGSIVTIQMEKKRCYDSYGRTLAYVFLQDGTCINEVLIKEGFAKPYSRYYCEALPEFQSIAFTAKIQKKGLFEIVPLF; encoded by the coding sequence ATGGTGCAACTAAAAGCATACGGACAGGCTTTAATAAAAACACATCTTACAGTAACAGAAATTGTCGATGGTGATGGCTTAATTGTTCAAAATATGTTCAACCAGGAGGAAGAAGAAATTCGTTTGATTGGTATTGATGCACCTGAAATAAAACGTTCAAGAAAGTTATTGCAAGATGAAAGAGAAACACATTTGCCTGGTGAATTGCTTTTGCAATTGGGCATTCAGTCTAAAGAATTTTTATCATCACTTGTACCAATTGGCAGCATTGTAACAATTCAGATGGAGAAGAAAAGATGTTATGATAGTTACGGCAGAACGTTAGCTTATGTGTTTTTGCAAGATGGAACTTGCATTAATGAAGTTTTGATAAAAGAAGGTTTTGCCAAACCTTACAGCCGGTACTATTGCGAAGCATTACCAGAGTTCCAGTCCATAGCATTTACAGCAAAAATTCAGAAGAAAGGATTGTTTGAAATCGTACCGCTTTTTTAG
- a CDS encoding site-specific recombinase, with protein MRLFSRHIKQPNNQSTGAAPVIKIDSIFRGLDYLVEFIKRIRPAHPRDFEQAELKFKAMFYQLQQDKVLLFSLRKALLTQFHNATIVPALTESGMVKSRGFIQEISTKMKHKFLPPLQRPNNFLYVINHVFYKKTDYIWVRGIDPDLWINFFTLVGFQFNVKEPAIISQLNEALFILTQRCVTLSLEKDIKDNAPEVGHADFPFIKLNIAVQNYLQLFMQDAGPLQLEKYLKQINQALVECRGIVEYINDQRKVNGTSLSQTYLLLRIEQHLERMFMITDVLDQDKSFDAERFLNYFKQIVYYEKKKTSLREFVSANLAFIAYKITEHGGKRGETYITTTRSQYWWMITSAMAGGFIISFIAVIKNLIGKMALAPFWQGFAYSVNYSFGFQLMHETKATLATKQPAYTASAIASSLDLEKNKDHPDLHGLVIIVARTIRSQLASFIGNLVVVFPMSFGLAALYYFISGSYLVNEQVAEKLLRDNHPFFSFSIMYACFTGFFLFASGLIAGYVENGINYGKVALRLRNHPVFKNTLAPKRLNRLTAYVEDNFGALVGNIALGFFLGMAGFFGAIFGIPFDIRHITIAAGNTSIAYFTTGNAPGTAYLLTVVGGVLLIGLFNFLVSFSFAFFVAVKSRGVRLRDFPELFGIMARFFYHYPKDFFYAPKVPRQVAEVKQKLYKQKE; from the coding sequence ATGCGTCTTTTTTCCCGGCATATAAAACAACCAAACAACCAATCTACAGGTGCTGCGCCGGTGATAAAAATTGATAGCATTTTTCGTGGTTTAGACTACCTGGTTGAATTTATAAAACGTATAAGGCCTGCGCATCCTCGCGATTTTGAACAAGCGGAATTGAAGTTCAAGGCGATGTTTTACCAGTTGCAACAGGATAAGGTTTTGTTGTTCTCCCTGCGCAAGGCTTTGCTTACACAGTTTCATAATGCTACCATAGTGCCTGCACTAACAGAAAGCGGTATGGTGAAATCGAGGGGTTTCATCCAGGAGATCTCGACCAAGATGAAGCATAAATTCTTGCCGCCTTTACAGCGTCCAAATAATTTTTTATACGTAATCAATCATGTTTTTTATAAAAAGACGGATTATATATGGGTGCGGGGCATAGACCCGGACCTATGGATCAATTTCTTTACCCTAGTAGGTTTCCAGTTCAATGTAAAAGAGCCGGCTATCATCAGCCAGTTGAATGAAGCTTTATTCATACTTACGCAGCGTTGTGTGACACTGTCGCTTGAAAAAGATATAAAAGATAATGCGCCTGAAGTTGGACATGCAGATTTCCCTTTTATAAAACTGAACATAGCAGTGCAAAATTATTTGCAGCTGTTTATGCAAGACGCTGGACCTCTGCAACTGGAAAAATATCTGAAGCAAATAAACCAGGCGCTGGTAGAGTGCAGGGGAATTGTGGAATATATAAATGACCAGCGAAAAGTAAATGGTACAAGTCTTTCGCAAACGTACCTGCTTCTTCGAATCGAGCAGCATCTTGAGAGAATGTTCATGATCACCGATGTTCTTGACCAGGATAAATCTTTTGATGCTGAAAGGTTTCTTAACTACTTCAAGCAGATCGTTTACTATGAAAAAAAGAAGACTAGCCTGCGTGAATTTGTAAGTGCGAATCTTGCTTTCATTGCCTACAAAATAACCGAGCACGGTGGTAAAAGAGGGGAGACCTATATAACCACTACGCGTTCGCAATATTGGTGGATGATAACATCGGCAATGGCTGGGGGTTTTATCATTTCATTTATTGCTGTTATAAAGAACCTGATTGGGAAAATGGCTTTGGCTCCTTTCTGGCAGGGCTTTGCTTATAGTGTCAACTATAGCTTTGGTTTCCAGTTGATGCATGAAACAAAGGCTACGCTGGCCACCAAACAGCCTGCTTATACTGCATCGGCCATTGCTAGTTCGCTTGACCTTGAAAAGAATAAGGACCATCCTGATCTGCATGGACTGGTGATTATAGTAGCACGCACCATACGCAGCCAGTTAGCAAGTTTTATTGGTAACCTGGTTGTGGTTTTCCCAATGTCTTTTGGTTTGGCGGCCTTGTATTATTTTATTTCTGGTAGTTACCTGGTAAATGAGCAAGTAGCAGAAAAACTGCTGCGGGATAATCACCCGTTCTTTAGTTTCTCTATCATGTATGCGTGTTTTACCGGCTTCTTTTTGTTTGCCAGTGGACTGATAGCAGGATATGTAGAAAATGGAATCAATTACGGTAAGGTGGCGCTGCGTTTGCGTAACCACCCGGTGTTTAAAAATACGTTGGCGCCAAAGCGGTTGAACCGCCTTACAGCATATGTTGAAGATAATTTTGGCGCCCTGGTCGGTAATATAGCTCTTGGATTTTTCCTCGGTATGGCTGGTTTCTTTGGTGCTATTTTCGGAATTCCTTTTGACATCAGGCATATTACTATTGCGGCCGGTAATACTTCTATTGCTTATTTCACTACAGGGAATGCACCTGGAACTGCTTACCTGCTTACTGTAGTTGGCGGTGTGTTACTAATAGGTTTATTCAACTTCCTTGTAAGTTTTTCGTTTGCCTTTTTTGTGGCGGTAAAAAGCCGCGGCGTTCGCCTACGCGATTTTCCAGAACTGTTCGGTATTATGGCAAGGTTCTTCTATCATTATCCTAAAGATTTCTTTTACGCTCCTAAAGTGCCACGACAGGTAGCTGAAGTAAAACAAAAGCTTTATAAGCAAAAAGAATAG
- a CDS encoding glyoxalase superfamily protein codes for MPHKVIPIFRIFDYDKAVEFYVHFLGFSIAWQHQPPHSPVYMEVRLEDITLHLSEHHGDCTPGAKVFIETSGGLRDYHEQLLAKNYKYNRPGLEVAPWEALTMEVNDPFNNKLLFSEPLPKNNII; via the coding sequence ATGCCGCACAAGGTCATCCCCATCTTCCGCATTTTTGATTATGATAAAGCAGTAGAATTCTACGTGCATTTCCTCGGCTTTTCTATTGCGTGGCAACATCAACCGCCTCATTCACCTGTTTATATGGAGGTCCGGTTAGAAGACATCACGCTTCATCTTTCGGAACATCATGGTGATTGCACACCAGGTGCAAAGGTTTTCATTGAAACGTCGGGCGGCCTTCGGGATTATCACGAGCAGTTGCTGGCAAAGAACTATAAGTACAACAGGCCCGGCCTGGAGGTTGCTCCCTGGGAAGCGCTAACCATGGAAGTGAATGATCCATTTAACAATAAGCTGCTGTTCTCTGAACCCCTGCCTAAGAATAACATTATCTGA
- a CDS encoding ATP-dependent Clp protease adaptor ClpS, giving the protein MWRNAAVKPYEEHEVDILTALEDTYQIIVWNDDVNTFDFVIETLIKVCGHSEEQAEQCALLIHTQGKYAVKQGSFEDLKPMVEAITDRGISATLEVMA; this is encoded by the coding sequence ATGTGGAGAAATGCAGCTGTAAAGCCTTACGAGGAGCATGAAGTAGATATACTGACAGCGCTGGAAGATACGTACCAGATCATTGTTTGGAACGATGATGTAAACACTTTTGACTTCGTTATAGAAACTTTGATTAAGGTTTGCGGCCATTCAGAAGAGCAGGCAGAGCAATGCGCTTTACTTATACATACACAAGGAAAATACGCTGTTAAACAAGGTTCTTTCGAAGATCTTAAACCAATGGTAGAAGCCATTACCGACAGAGGTATAAGTGCCACATTAGAAGTGATGGCATAA